One region of Termitidicoccus mucosus genomic DNA includes:
- the acs gene encoding acetate--CoA ligase codes for MDQTITSVSREHRIFRPSAEFQRQANLGSLSAYKKLYEESVNSPEKFWRREAESHLVWRKRFTDVLKWTPPHAKWFTGGRLNIAENCLDRHLGTARENKAAIIFEGEPGDVRTITYRQLLFHVSRLAHVFENLGLNAGDRVAIYLPMVPEAIVAMLACARIGAVHTVVFGGFSPEALKARINDCKARLVITADGGWRRGKIVELKANVDKALEGAPSVQTVLVLRRCRNEVSMRDGRDIWWHEAWEGGPNIHKAKAFDSEHPLFILYTSGSTGKPKGVLHTSAGFLLGAKMTAQHVFDLKENDRYFCSADIGWITGHSYVVYGLLSNGATVFIYEGAPNHPEPDRFWRMIDRHGLTILYTAPTAIRAFMRWGDNYVLRHRLDSLRLLGSVGEPINPEAWMWYHTMIGKKRCPIVDTWWQTETGAIMITPLPGATPLKPGSATLPFFGVVPKVVDSLGHEVPRGTGGKLVITRPWPSMLRTLWGEDDRYKRGYWGEFPGHEDYYFTGDGARQDKDGYFWIVGRIDDVLNISGHRLGTAEVESALVSHPAVAEAAAVGKPDDLKGQSLVVFVTLKAGIPPGDALKEELRAHVAGEIGAMARPDQIRFAAGLPKTRSGKIMRRILKEIATGGEVRGDTTTLEDFSVVASLQAEE; via the coding sequence ATGGACCAAACGATCACCTCGGTTTCCCGTGAACACCGGATTTTCAGGCCCTCAGCCGAATTTCAGCGCCAAGCCAATCTTGGGAGTCTTTCGGCTTATAAGAAGCTCTATGAGGAATCTGTCAATAGCCCAGAGAAGTTTTGGCGGCGGGAGGCGGAGTCCCACCTGGTGTGGAGGAAGCGGTTCACGGACGTGCTGAAGTGGACCCCGCCGCATGCCAAGTGGTTCACAGGAGGACGGTTAAACATTGCCGAGAACTGCCTCGACCGGCACCTGGGAACGGCGCGGGAAAACAAGGCCGCGATTATTTTCGAAGGCGAGCCGGGCGACGTGCGCACGATCACCTACCGCCAGCTTTTGTTTCACGTGAGCCGGCTGGCCCACGTGTTCGAAAACCTGGGTCTGAACGCGGGCGACCGCGTGGCCATCTACCTGCCGATGGTGCCGGAGGCCATCGTGGCGATGCTGGCGTGCGCGCGTATCGGCGCGGTGCATACGGTGGTGTTCGGCGGGTTCAGCCCGGAGGCCCTCAAGGCGCGCATCAACGACTGCAAGGCGCGCCTAGTCATCACGGCGGACGGCGGCTGGCGACGCGGCAAGATCGTCGAACTCAAAGCCAACGTGGACAAGGCGCTCGAGGGCGCGCCGAGCGTGCAGACGGTGCTGGTGCTGCGGCGCTGCCGCAACGAGGTCAGCATGCGCGACGGGCGTGACATCTGGTGGCACGAGGCCTGGGAGGGCGGCCCGAACATCCACAAGGCCAAGGCGTTCGACAGCGAGCATCCGCTGTTCATATTATATACGAGCGGCAGCACGGGAAAGCCCAAGGGCGTGCTGCACACGAGCGCGGGTTTCCTGCTCGGGGCAAAGATGACCGCGCAGCATGTTTTCGACTTGAAGGAAAACGACCGCTATTTCTGCTCGGCCGACATCGGCTGGATAACGGGCCACAGTTATGTCGTTTACGGCCTGCTGTCGAACGGGGCCACGGTATTCATCTACGAGGGCGCGCCGAATCACCCGGAGCCGGACCGCTTCTGGCGGATGATAGACCGGCACGGGCTCACCATACTCTACACGGCGCCGACCGCGATCCGCGCGTTCATGCGCTGGGGCGACAATTATGTGCTGCGGCACCGGCTGGACTCGCTGCGGTTGCTGGGCTCGGTGGGCGAGCCGATCAACCCCGAGGCATGGATGTGGTATCACACCATGATCGGCAAGAAACGCTGCCCCATCGTGGACACGTGGTGGCAGACGGAGACGGGCGCGATCATGATCACGCCGCTGCCGGGGGCGACCCCGCTCAAGCCGGGCTCGGCCACGCTGCCGTTCTTCGGCGTGGTGCCGAAGGTGGTGGATTCGCTCGGGCACGAAGTGCCGCGCGGCACGGGCGGCAAGCTGGTCATCACGCGCCCGTGGCCGTCGATGCTGCGGACGCTCTGGGGCGAGGACGATCGCTACAAGCGCGGCTACTGGGGCGAATTTCCCGGACACGAGGACTACTATTTCACCGGCGATGGAGCGCGCCAGGACAAGGACGGCTATTTCTGGATCGTGGGTCGCATCGACGACGTGCTCAACATTTCGGGGCACCGCCTCGGCACGGCGGAGGTGGAGAGCGCGCTGGTGTCGCACCCGGCGGTCGCCGAGGCCGCCGCCGTGGGCAAGCCCGACGACCTCAAGGGCCAGTCGCTGGTGGTGTTCGTGACCCTGAAGGCCGGCATCCCGCCGGGCGATGCGCTCAAGGAGGAGTTGCGCGCGCACGTGGCGGGGGAAATCGGCGCGATGGCGCGGCCCGACCAGATACGTTTCGCAGCGGGACTGCCGAAGACGCGCAGCGGAAAAATCATGCGGCGCATCCTGAAGGAAATCGCGACCGGCGGCGAAGTGCGCGGCGACACGACGACGCTGGAGGACTTTTCCGTGGTCGCGAGCTTGCAGGCCGAGGAGTGA
- a CDS encoding polysaccharide pyruvyl transferase family protein, translating into MFASLGVALRAAVRKQSPKIVLRSSWKTANIGDIAHTPGLLALLEKFLPEAEVILWPSNVGDGVEAMLRRRFPRLVITRDHAVIETGDFLLHGSGPYLVAHRDIDYWRSHVRKPYGVYGITMAPAGDPGMKIMKNNGLDEHTRELLDGASFVFLRDSVSLEVVRAAGIAAPVVDFGPDAAFASDVRNDDAADAFLREHRLQEGKYLCCIPNLRNAPYWQINPRYTFDPAKHRRNEEMKEHDHAPLRDAIVEVVRRTDLKVLVCPEDSTQMATGKELLVDPLPDDIKPRVVWRPTYWLTDEATSTYLRSAGLFGNEMHSPILCVGHGIPAIVCRFAEQTTKGYMWRDIGLGDWLFDLDNASDRARIAATVLAMARDPSAARAKARQARAFVQARQAMTMAALRSCLTLDAGPARK; encoded by the coding sequence TTGTTCGCATCTCTCGGCGTGGCGTTGCGTGCCGCCGTCCGCAAGCAGTCGCCGAAAATCGTACTGCGCTCGTCGTGGAAGACTGCGAACATCGGCGATATCGCCCATACGCCGGGACTCCTTGCGTTGCTGGAGAAATTCCTGCCCGAAGCCGAGGTGATCCTCTGGCCAAGCAACGTCGGCGACGGAGTCGAAGCCATGTTGCGGCGCCGCTTCCCGCGACTGGTCATAACGCGGGACCATGCAGTCATCGAAACCGGCGATTTCCTGCTCCACGGCTCCGGGCCTTATCTGGTTGCGCACCGTGACATCGATTACTGGCGCAGCCACGTTCGCAAACCCTACGGAGTCTATGGCATAACGATGGCGCCCGCCGGCGATCCAGGCATGAAGATCATGAAGAACAACGGGCTCGACGAGCACACGCGCGAGCTGCTCGATGGGGCCAGTTTTGTGTTTTTGCGCGACTCCGTGTCGCTCGAGGTCGTCCGGGCCGCCGGTATTGCCGCGCCGGTGGTGGATTTCGGCCCCGATGCCGCGTTCGCGTCGGATGTGCGGAATGACGATGCCGCGGATGCGTTTCTCCGCGAACACCGGCTCCAGGAAGGGAAGTATCTCTGCTGCATCCCGAATCTTCGCAATGCGCCCTATTGGCAGATCAACCCCCGGTATACTTTCGACCCGGCGAAGCATCGCCGCAACGAGGAGATGAAGGAGCACGATCATGCGCCGCTGCGGGACGCCATCGTCGAAGTGGTCCGGCGGACGGACCTGAAAGTCCTTGTCTGTCCGGAAGACTCCACCCAGATGGCCACCGGCAAGGAGTTGCTGGTCGATCCGTTGCCGGACGATATAAAGCCGCGCGTGGTCTGGCGTCCGACGTATTGGCTCACGGACGAGGCGACCAGCACCTACCTCCGCTCCGCCGGGCTTTTTGGCAACGAAATGCACAGTCCGATCCTTTGTGTGGGACATGGCATTCCCGCCATTGTGTGCCGTTTCGCGGAACAGACCACCAAAGGCTACATGTGGCGCGACATCGGGCTTGGCGACTGGCTTTTTGACCTGGACAACGCATCCGATCGCGCCCGCATCGCCGCGACCGTATTGGCGATGGCGCGCGACCCCTCGGCGGCGAGAGCCAAGGCACGGCAGGCGCGCGCGTTCGTGCAGGCGCGACAGGCGATGACGATGGCAGCCTTGCGATCCTGCCTCACCCTGGACGCCGGGCCTGCCCGGAAGTAG
- a CDS encoding response regulator, translating into MSPESSHPAPDASAGPIRISIVEDDSQTRRILGNIIGHAPAMRLVSDFPEGESAIAALPAQKPDVVLMDINLPKISGVECVRRLKPLLPQTQFLMLTVYDDTDNIFNALAAGATGYLLKSTSREELIAGIQQVHEGGSPMSSAIARKVVHSFAQPSASAPGPAGSPEAGANQEIAALSEREQEILGMLAQGFLYKEIADKLGLSVFTVKTYTRRIYEKLHVHSRSQATAKYFQRLA; encoded by the coding sequence ATGAGCCCCGAGTCATCACACCCTGCGCCCGATGCCTCCGCCGGACCCATCCGCATCTCCATCGTCGAGGACGACTCGCAGACGCGCCGGATACTCGGCAACATCATCGGCCATGCGCCCGCGATGCGGCTCGTCAGCGATTTTCCCGAAGGCGAAAGCGCCATCGCCGCGCTGCCCGCGCAAAAGCCCGACGTCGTGCTGATGGACATCAACCTGCCGAAAATCAGCGGCGTCGAATGCGTGCGGCGTCTCAAGCCCCTGCTCCCGCAAACGCAATTCCTGATGCTCACCGTGTATGACGACACGGACAACATCTTCAATGCGCTCGCCGCCGGGGCGACTGGCTATCTGCTCAAGAGCACGAGCCGCGAGGAACTCATCGCCGGCATCCAGCAGGTGCACGAGGGCGGCTCGCCGATGAGCAGCGCGATCGCGCGCAAGGTCGTGCACTCCTTCGCGCAGCCGTCGGCGTCCGCGCCTGGTCCGGCGGGCTCGCCCGAGGCGGGGGCGAACCAGGAAATCGCCGCCCTCTCCGAGCGCGAACAGGAAATCCTCGGCATGCTGGCGCAAGGCTTCCTCTACAAGGAAATCGCGGACAAGCTGGGCCTGAGCGTGTTCACGGTGAAAACCTACACGCGCCGCATCTACGAGAAACTGCACGTGCATTCGCGCAGCCAGGCGACGGCGAAATATTTCCAGCGCCTCGCGTAG
- a CDS encoding sensor histidine kinase, producing MSSSFFPGRFFARPPVACCAAALALVIVAARVFAAGTAVEYSLREWHVSDGLPDEVVHEVVQDSQGYLWVATESGIARFNGLRFDSYSPPERPDEPGFAASPRSSPGAAARGVPAIVHHPEYGLLFAYGNGDIWQWTGAEMRESPVANHFSKGRIASLFVQADGALWANFSDGRLERLRDGRVVEVRLGDAKPPAVNPVTFADDGEDGLWIASRAGLFHFSPETAPDSTAGARAGVITLASATAYSDEGDVCIASSRSGKPWIITRDAAGRWDGRRIINDVPLSRLLGAHYVHELAEDRAGNLWVGTRSQGAYVVKADGSGFQIAPASHRTVRSLCEDNEGNIWLATNGGGLDRLHAKLFRLYDSNAGLDDDLTFTVCEDTQGSVWFANRDGGMARVRNGEVFRAFPKWPKSAAGRVAPDRDGGVWFTAGTGLFKTDVSGETFRRVDPVPFKNIRVMFVSRANELWVGGDAGELGRFGPGGFAVFDAASGFPEGQRPSCIAEDSAGRILVGTNGGNIFRLSQSARPRFESLRAPGSAPLAPVRILLVDEQDTVWVGTGGAGVYVMVAPGGAAPGVGEHHIDKVCGLPDDAVSQMLFDDHGRVWFGSSYGIFSVERREVMDFTAGRTRRIHAAVFGKNEGLEHLSCLNGYQPHCWKRRDGMLWFTTRRGVLEIDPRILRSGGKPPVFIDQVKVNGVVMPPGGASAARPEARIRSDNRRIEFLFSALNFTAPERTPVRYRLDGFDEEWIEAGTARRLVYPRLYPGKYRLRIEAADDEGRWDEAARDGGDGAAAGDPASSASLTLIVVPFWWQTLWFRVALTLVLAAILVAGVRAWSYRRLRRRLERTERAASIDRERTRIARDIHDDLGASLTRISLLSQSAATDAPTAEAQREADRVCFDEIHATTTAITRSINEIVWALDARHDNLESMVSYFDSHAQRFLSLAKIRYRMHAPAQLPDLAVRSRVRHDLLLAFKEALNNAAKYARATEVTVTFEIDSRALALTVADNGRGMPPDGEIAGAGGGGHGLRNLGLRLAAIGGEATVREGNNGGIEVVLTLPLARVAP from the coding sequence ATGTCATCTTCGTTTTTCCCCGGTCGTTTCTTCGCCCGTCCGCCCGTGGCATGTTGCGCCGCCGCGCTGGCCTTGGTGATCGTGGCCGCGCGCGTGTTCGCAGCCGGGACGGCCGTCGAATACTCGTTGCGCGAATGGCATGTGAGCGACGGTTTGCCGGACGAGGTTGTCCACGAGGTCGTGCAGGATTCGCAGGGATACCTCTGGGTGGCGACCGAGAGCGGCATCGCTCGTTTCAATGGCCTGCGTTTCGACAGCTACTCGCCCCCGGAGCGTCCGGATGAGCCGGGATTCGCCGCAAGCCCGCGTTCCAGTCCGGGCGCGGCGGCACGCGGCGTCCCGGCCATCGTGCATCATCCGGAATACGGCCTGCTGTTCGCATATGGAAATGGTGACATCTGGCAATGGACGGGCGCGGAGATGCGCGAGTCGCCGGTCGCGAATCATTTCTCGAAGGGGAGAATCGCCTCGTTGTTCGTGCAGGCGGACGGCGCGCTTTGGGCGAATTTTTCCGATGGAAGGCTGGAACGATTGCGCGATGGGCGCGTGGTCGAGGTCCGGCTGGGCGACGCAAAACCGCCCGCGGTCAATCCGGTCACGTTTGCCGATGACGGCGAGGATGGCCTGTGGATCGCGAGCAGGGCGGGGTTGTTTCATTTTAGTCCGGAGACCGCTCCGGACAGCACGGCCGGGGCGCGCGCCGGCGTGATCACGCTGGCATCGGCGACGGCGTATTCTGACGAGGGCGATGTGTGCATCGCCTCGAGCCGCAGCGGGAAGCCGTGGATCATCACGCGCGACGCGGCCGGGCGCTGGGATGGCCGGCGCATCATCAACGACGTGCCGCTGTCGCGTCTGCTCGGCGCGCATTATGTGCACGAGCTGGCGGAAGACCGCGCCGGCAACCTCTGGGTGGGCACGCGCTCCCAGGGCGCCTACGTGGTCAAGGCCGACGGGAGCGGTTTCCAGATCGCGCCCGCTTCGCATCGCACGGTGCGGTCGTTGTGCGAGGACAACGAGGGCAACATCTGGCTCGCGACCAACGGCGGCGGACTCGACCGCCTGCACGCGAAACTTTTCCGTCTTTATGACTCGAATGCCGGTCTCGACGACGATCTCACGTTCACGGTCTGCGAGGACACGCAGGGCAGCGTCTGGTTTGCCAATCGCGACGGCGGCATGGCGCGCGTCAGGAACGGCGAGGTTTTTCGCGCTTTTCCCAAGTGGCCGAAGAGCGCGGCGGGGCGCGTCGCGCCGGATCGCGACGGCGGCGTCTGGTTTACGGCGGGGACCGGGCTGTTCAAGACGGATGTCTCCGGAGAGACATTCCGGCGTGTCGATCCGGTCCCCTTCAAAAACATCCGCGTCATGTTCGTGAGCCGCGCCAATGAGCTGTGGGTCGGCGGCGACGCGGGCGAACTTGGACGATTCGGGCCGGGTGGATTTGCCGTTTTCGATGCCGCGTCGGGATTTCCCGAGGGGCAGCGCCCGAGCTGCATCGCCGAGGACTCTGCGGGCCGCATCCTGGTCGGCACCAATGGCGGAAACATTTTCCGTTTGTCCCAGTCGGCACGCCCGCGGTTCGAATCGTTGCGCGCCCCCGGCAGCGCGCCGCTCGCGCCCGTGCGCATCCTGCTCGTCGATGAGCAGGACACGGTGTGGGTGGGCACCGGTGGCGCCGGGGTATATGTGATGGTCGCACCCGGCGGCGCCGCGCCCGGGGTGGGGGAGCATCATATCGACAAGGTATGCGGCCTGCCCGATGACGCGGTTTCGCAGATGCTTTTCGACGATCACGGCCGCGTGTGGTTTGGCTCGTCGTATGGCATATTCAGTGTCGAGCGGCGCGAAGTCATGGACTTCACGGCGGGACGCACGCGGCGCATTCACGCGGCGGTGTTCGGGAAAAACGAGGGGCTCGAACATTTGTCATGCCTGAATGGATACCAGCCTCATTGCTGGAAACGCCGCGACGGCATGCTTTGGTTCACCACGCGGCGCGGCGTGCTGGAGATCGACCCGCGCATCCTGCGCAGCGGCGGCAAACCGCCGGTTTTCATCGACCAGGTGAAAGTGAACGGCGTGGTCATGCCCCCCGGCGGCGCATCCGCGGCGCGCCCCGAGGCCCGCATACGCTCCGACAACCGCCGCATCGAGTTCCTGTTTTCCGCGCTCAATTTCACCGCGCCGGAGCGCACGCCCGTTCGTTACCGCCTCGATGGGTTCGACGAGGAGTGGATCGAGGCAGGCACGGCCCGCAGGCTCGTTTACCCGCGCTTGTATCCGGGAAAATACCGCCTGCGCATCGAGGCGGCCGACGACGAGGGCAGGTGGGACGAAGCCGCCCGCGACGGCGGCGATGGCGCGGCGGCGGGCGATCCCGCAAGCAGCGCATCGCTGACGCTCATCGTCGTTCCGTTTTGGTGGCAAACGCTCTGGTTTCGCGTTGCGCTGACGCTTGTGCTGGCCGCCATCCTGGTCGCGGGTGTGCGCGCATGGTCCTACCGGCGCCTCCGTCGCAGACTCGAGCGCACCGAGCGCGCGGCCTCGATCGACCGTGAGCGCACCCGCATCGCGCGCGACATCCATGACGATCTCGGAGCGAGCCTCACGCGCATCAGCCTGCTCTCGCAATCCGCCGCCACCGACGCGCCGACCGCGGAGGCGCAGCGCGAGGCCGACCGCGTTTGTTTCGATGAAATCCATGCGACCACCACTGCGATCACCCGCTCAATCAACGAGATCGTCTGGGCGCTCGACGCGCGCCACGACAACCTCGAAAGCATGGTCAGCTATTTCGACAGCCACGCGCAGCGTTTCCTCAGCCTCGCGAAAATCCGCTACCGCATGCACGCTCCTGCCCAACTGCCGGACCTGGCCGTGCGCAGCCGCGTGCGCCACGACCTGCTGCTCGCCTTCAAGGAGGCACTCAACAACGCCGCCAAATACGCGCGCGCCACCGAGGTGACCGTCACCTTCGAGATCGATTCGCGCGCGCTCGCCCTGACCGTCGCCGACAATGGGCGCGGCATGCCGCCCGACGGTGAAATCGCCGGCGCCGGCGGAGGCGGGCACGGTTTGCGCAACCTCGGGCTGCGCCTTGCGGCCATCGGCGGCGAAGCCACCGTGCGCGAGGGGAACAACGGCGGAATAGAGGTTGTATTGACGCTTCCCCTTGCCAGAGTCGCCCCATGA
- a CDS encoding GDSL-type esterase/lipase family protein: MKTHPQKTLLLAALFFALTLAHATLFAAGDPARWEKAMAAFEEQDRTNPPKPNGVLFLGSSSIRLWKTLAEDFPGVPLLNRGFGGSQISDSIYYFDRLVMPSRPRLVVFFAGGNDISSGVTAEQVAADFRELCAKLHQALPETRVIFISLPFVESRWKHRAETALANTYISAFCHSDPRLTYVDMNSAILSPDGTVRPEYYRKDKLHMNEAGYAVWTKLLRPLVK, encoded by the coding sequence ATGAAAACGCACCCGCAAAAAACCCTCCTCCTCGCCGCCCTGTTTTTCGCCCTCACCCTCGCGCACGCCACCCTCTTCGCCGCCGGCGATCCCGCGCGCTGGGAAAAAGCCATGGCCGCGTTCGAAGAACAAGACCGCACAAATCCCCCGAAACCAAACGGCGTGCTCTTCCTCGGCAGCTCCAGCATCCGCCTCTGGAAAACCCTCGCCGAAGACTTCCCCGGCGTGCCGCTCCTCAACCGCGGTTTCGGCGGTTCCCAAATCTCCGACAGCATTTATTATTTCGACAGACTGGTCATGCCATCCAGGCCGCGTCTGGTCGTGTTTTTCGCCGGTGGCAATGACATCAGTTCCGGAGTCACCGCCGAGCAAGTCGCCGCCGATTTCCGCGAACTCTGCGCCAAACTCCACCAAGCCCTCCCCGAAACACGCGTCATTTTCATTTCGCTGCCCTTCGTCGAATCACGCTGGAAGCACCGCGCCGAAACCGCGCTCGCCAACACCTACATCTCCGCCTTCTGCCACTCCGACCCGCGCCTGACATACGTCGACATGAACAGCGCAATCCTCTCCCCCGACGGCACCGTGCGCCCGGAATACTATCGCAAGGACAAGCTGCACATGAACGAGGCGGGATATGCGGTGTGGACAAAACTCCTGCGCCCGCTGGTGAAGTGA